Proteins from a single region of Centropristis striata isolate RG_2023a ecotype Rhode Island chromosome 9, C.striata_1.0, whole genome shotgun sequence:
- the LOC131977763 gene encoding heavy metal-binding protein HIP-like yields MRAVGLLLLLLALCGSGAQGELQETALRDPAEEPTEQTTKQTVPDIWAEVRALRDMVVELKVELRNMQVAVTDSESQVDELNLELLVSKSRIEQLERENAVLQTRLSNSESELLVSKSRIEQLERENAERKVAFYTALTNSGHVGPFNTVTTLKYSKVFTNIGDAYNPSTGFFTAPVRGVYYFQFTMCGHNAGYMGVQMYKNNQRIMWNEEYKQESIYEYLTNSVVLELMAGDEIHLTLASGHSLYDDTNNHNTFSGSLLFTL; encoded by the exons ATGAGGgctgttggtttgctgctgctgctgctggctctgtgtgGGTCAGGAGCTCAGGGGGAGCTTCAGGAGACGGCTCTAAGAGATCCAGCTGAGGAACCGACCGAGCAGACCACAAAGCAAACCGTACCTGACATCTGGGCGGAGGTGAGGGCTCTGAGAgacatggtggtggagctcaAGGTGGAGCTGAGGAACATGCAGGTCGCAGTGACGGACAGTGAGAGCCAGGTGGATGAACTGAACCT TGAACTTCTCGTCAGCAAGTCCAGGATTgagcagctggagagagaaaatgcag TcttgcagaccagactgagcaacAGTGAGAGTGAACTTCTCGTCAGCAAGTCCAGGATcgagcagctggagagagaaaatgcag AGAGAAAGGTGGCCTTTTACACAGCTCTGACTAATTCAGGACATGTTGGACCATTCAACACAGTCACcacactgaaatacagcaaagtcttcACCAACATCGGCGATGCTTACAATCCATCTACAG gTTTCTTTACAGCACCAGTCAGAGGGGTCTACTACTTCCAGTTCACTATGTGTGGTCACAATGCAGGTTACATGGGTGTACAAATGTACAAGAACAACCAGAGGATCATGTGGAATGAGGAGTATAAGCAAGAGTCAATTTATGAATATTTgactaactctgttgtcttggagctgatggcaggagatgAAATCCACCTCACTCTCGCGTCAGGCCATTCTCTCTATGACGATACAAACAACCACAACACCTTCAGTGGCTCCCTCCTTTTCACACTGTGA